Proteins encoded within one genomic window of Flavobacterium gilvum:
- a CDS encoding CoA transferase subunit A, translating into MINKKVNTVQEALQGIENGMTVMFGGFGLCGIPENSIAELVQKETKNLTCISNNAGVDDFGLGLLLQKKQIKKMISSYVGENAEFERQMLSGELEVDLIPQGTLAERCRAAQAGIPAFFTPAGYGTEVAEGKEVREFNGKMHIMEHAFNADFAIVKAWKGDTAGNLVFKGTARNFNPCMCGAATITIAEVEELVEAGTLDPNQIHVPGILIQRIFQGARYEKRIEQRTVRARNN; encoded by the coding sequence ATGATTAACAAAAAAGTAAATACCGTACAAGAAGCGCTTCAAGGAATCGAAAACGGAATGACGGTCATGTTCGGCGGTTTTGGATTGTGTGGCATACCCGAAAATTCCATCGCCGAATTGGTTCAAAAAGAAACCAAAAACTTAACCTGCATTTCCAATAATGCCGGAGTAGATGATTTTGGACTGGGCTTGCTTTTGCAAAAAAAACAAATCAAAAAAATGATTTCCTCCTATGTGGGAGAAAACGCCGAATTCGAACGCCAAATGCTTTCTGGAGAACTAGAAGTTGACCTCATCCCACAAGGAACTTTGGCAGAAAGATGCCGCGCGGCACAAGCTGGAATTCCTGCCTTTTTTACTCCCGCCGGTTACGGAACCGAAGTCGCCGAGGGTAAAGAAGTCCGTGAATTCAACGGAAAAATGCACATCATGGAACATGCTTTCAATGCCGATTTTGCTATCGTGAAAGCTTGGAAAGGCGATACGGCAGGAAACCTCGTCTTCAAAGGAACCGCCAGAAACTTTAACCCTTGCATGTGCGGCGCCGCCACAATAACCATCGCCGAAGTCGAAGAACTCGTCGAAGCAGGAACATTGGACCCAAACCAAATTCATGTTCCGGGGATTTTAATACAGCGCATTTTTCAAGGAGCCCGTTACGAGAAAAGAATTGAGCAACGCACTGTAAGAGCTAGAAATAATTAG
- a CDS encoding fumarate hydratase — MDFIYQDPYPILKDDTQYRKISSDFVKIEKLGDREILTVDPKGLELLAQEALKDVSFMLRTSHLEKLRAILDDPEATDNDRFVAYNLLQNAVVAIDGELPSCQDTGTAIVMAKKGENVYTGVDDAEWLSKGIFNTYQERNLRYSQIVPISMFEEKNSGSNLPAQIDIYAKKGATYDFLFLAKGGGSANKTYLYQQTKSLLNEKSLDAFIKAKIMDLGTSACPPYHLALVIGGTSAEANLAAVKKASAGYFDNLPTSGNMAGQAFRDLEWEKRVQLICQESHIGAQFGGKYFTHDVRVIRLPRHAASCPVGLGVSCSADRNIKGKITKDGIFVEQLEVNPKRLLPETPPHLEEAVEIDLNQPMADILKKLSQYPIKTRLKLNGTLIVARDIAHAKIKELLDAGKPMPEYFKNHPIYYAGPAKTPEGMASGSFGPTTAGRMDVYVEEFQKNGGSMVMLAKGNRTKDVMNACKTYGGFYLGSIGGPAAILAKENILSVEVVDFEELGMEAVRKITIKDFPAFIITDDKGNDFFANL, encoded by the coding sequence ATGGACTTTATATACCAGGATCCTTATCCAATTTTAAAAGACGATACACAATACCGCAAAATTTCTTCTGATTTTGTAAAAATTGAAAAACTCGGAGACCGAGAAATTTTAACCGTTGATCCGAAAGGATTAGAATTATTGGCGCAAGAGGCATTGAAAGATGTTTCCTTTATGCTGCGTACTTCGCATTTAGAAAAATTAAGAGCCATTCTAGATGATCCAGAAGCGACAGACAATGACCGTTTTGTTGCTTATAATTTATTACAAAACGCAGTTGTAGCCATTGATGGTGAATTGCCTTCATGTCAAGACACCGGAACAGCGATTGTAATGGCCAAAAAAGGCGAAAATGTATATACAGGTGTCGATGATGCTGAATGGCTCTCAAAAGGGATTTTTAACACTTATCAGGAGCGAAATCTTCGTTATTCTCAAATTGTGCCAATAAGTATGTTTGAGGAAAAAAATTCGGGTTCGAATCTTCCGGCTCAGATTGATATTTATGCCAAAAAAGGAGCAACGTATGACTTTTTATTTTTGGCAAAAGGCGGAGGTTCTGCTAACAAAACGTATTTGTACCAACAAACAAAATCGTTGCTGAATGAAAAATCATTGGATGCTTTCATCAAAGCAAAAATAATGGATTTGGGAACTTCAGCTTGTCCGCCGTATCACTTGGCTTTGGTGATTGGAGGAACTTCGGCTGAGGCTAATCTGGCTGCGGTGAAAAAAGCTTCTGCTGGTTATTTTGATAATTTGCCAACATCTGGAAACATGGCCGGTCAGGCTTTCCGTGATTTGGAGTGGGAGAAAAGAGTACAGTTAATTTGCCAGGAAAGTCATATCGGAGCACAGTTTGGAGGTAAATATTTTACACATGATGTTCGTGTAATCCGTTTGCCACGCCACGCTGCTTCTTGCCCAGTCGGGTTGGGAGTTTCCTGTTCAGCCGACAGAAATATTAAAGGAAAAATTACCAAAGACGGAATTTTTGTGGAGCAATTGGAAGTAAACCCAAAACGGTTATTGCCAGAGACGCCACCACATTTGGAAGAAGCGGTTGAAATCGATTTGAACCAACCAATGGCTGATATTCTTAAAAAATTATCTCAATATCCAATCAAAACACGTTTGAAATTAAACGGAACTCTGATTGTAGCTCGTGATATTGCTCATGCCAAAATCAAAGAACTATTGGATGCGGGTAAACCAATGCCGGAATACTTTAAAAACCACCCAATTTATTACGCAGGCCCAGCAAAAACACCTGAAGGAATGGCTTCGGGAAGTTTTGGTCCGACTACAGCCGGAAGAATGGATGTGTATGTGGAAGAGTTCCAGAAAAATGGCGGAAGTATGGTAATGCTCGCCAAAGGAAACCGAACTAAAGATGTGATGAATGCCTGTAAAACCTACGGAGGATTCTATTTGGGGTCTATCGGTGGGCCAGCGGCAATCTTAGCCAAAGAAAATATTCTTTCGGTTGAGGTAGTTGATTTTGAGGAATTAGGTATGGAAGCCGTTCGTAAAATTACGATTAAAGATTTCCCTGCTTTTATTATTACTGATGATAAAGGGAATGATTTCTTCGCCAATTTGTAA
- a CDS encoding nucleoside recognition domain-containing protein, producing the protein MVLSRFWLVIFISSIVFVAVSLFTGSSYSLDFVLNGKKDDPILISEKYIEQVPVFIKDSIKKAKDQTMIINRDTLNADTTYVYKNKTVKIFSGVQKSDGLLPTCKSTLLDLVLPLMAYLAFFCGLMELLIISGASEKLAKLLSPVFVKVFPSVPKNHPSISYMTLNFAANFLGLDSAATPFGLKAMESLQEINPEKDKASDAQIMFMCLHASGLTLIATSIIGYRAAANATNPADVMLPCIITSFIGTIAAFLIVGIRQKINFKSASLVVSLMALIAAIVGLLMYVNHLDLIGKNYFTSNLSALILVVIIVATLILSFVKEKKFTEAKTTVFEAFVSGANNGVKTGVTIFPYVLGMLVAISLFRNSGLFEIISNWIAFVFSNMGVSKEITDALPVALLRPFSSAGSRGFLIDSMNTFGADSLTGRLSSIFQCSAESTFYVIAVYFGSVNIKNTRYALGTMLIVDLICVITAIFVASWFF; encoded by the coding sequence ATGGTATTAAGTAGATTTTGGTTGGTTATTTTCATTTCGTCGATTGTTTTCGTTGCTGTCAGTTTGTTTACTGGGAGCAGTTATAGTTTAGATTTTGTATTGAATGGAAAAAAAGATGACCCTATTTTAATATCCGAAAAATACATTGAGCAAGTACCTGTTTTTATCAAAGACAGTATCAAAAAGGCGAAAGATCAGACAATGATTATCAACCGTGATACACTGAATGCCGACACGACTTATGTGTATAAAAACAAAACCGTTAAAATTTTTAGTGGGGTTCAAAAATCAGATGGTTTGTTGCCCACTTGCAAAAGTACGTTGCTTGATTTGGTATTGCCGCTTATGGCTTATCTGGCTTTTTTCTGCGGATTGATGGAGCTTTTAATTATTTCTGGAGCTTCCGAAAAACTGGCCAAGCTTTTGAGTCCGGTTTTTGTTAAAGTGTTTCCAAGCGTTCCAAAAAATCACCCTTCGATTTCCTACATGACCTTGAATTTTGCTGCTAATTTCTTGGGATTGGACTCAGCTGCAACTCCGTTTGGATTAAAGGCAATGGAAAGTTTACAGGAAATCAACCCCGAAAAAGACAAGGCGAGCGATGCACAGATTATGTTTATGTGTTTGCACGCTTCAGGTCTTACATTAATCGCCACTTCTATCATTGGTTATCGCGCGGCCGCAAATGCCACAAATCCTGCCGATGTGATGTTGCCATGTATCATTACTTCGTTTATTGGAACAATTGCCGCTTTTTTAATTGTAGGAATTAGGCAAAAAATTAATTTCAAAAGTGCCTCTTTGGTTGTATCCTTAATGGCGTTAATAGCAGCAATAGTCGGCTTGCTGATGTATGTAAATCATTTGGATTTAATTGGAAAAAATTATTTCACTTCGAATCTTTCTGCTTTGATATTGGTGGTAATTATTGTTGCGACTTTAATTTTGTCTTTTGTTAAAGAAAAGAAATTTACAGAAGCAAAGACTACCGTTTTTGAAGCTTTTGTGTCGGGAGCTAATAATGGAGTGAAAACAGGAGTTACTATTTTTCCTTATGTTTTGGGAATGTTGGTGGCAATTTCATTATTCAGAAACAGCGGTTTGTTCGAAATTATCAGTAATTGGATTGCTTTTGTTTTTTCAAATATGGGTGTAAGCAAAGAAATTACCGACGCTCTGCCGGTAGCATTGCTTAGACCGTTCAGTTCTGCGGGATCAAGAGGATTTTTGATTGATTCGATGAATACTTTTGGAGCCGATTCTTTGACTGGTAGATTAAGCAGTATTTTTCAATGCAGTGCCGAAAGTACGTTTTATGTAATTGCGGTATATTTTGGTTCGGTTAATATCAAAAACACTCGTTATGCCTTGGGAACAATGCTTATCGTCGACTTGATTTGTGTGATTACAGCTATTTTTGTGGCAAGTTGGTTTTTTTAA
- a CDS encoding 3'-5' exonuclease, giving the protein MIEKINLNNILFLDIETVPDAADYNSLDDEMKNLWEQKTSYQRKEEFSGEEFYDRAGIWAEFGKIVCISVGYFVIKGDVRNFRVTSFFGEEPKILKDFNNLLNNHFNQPQHLLCGHNAKEFDIPFLARRMIINQIPIPDKLNLFGKKPWEIPHLDTLELWKFGDYKHFTSLKLLCKVLGIPSPKGDIDGSQVGHVFYVEKDIDRIVTYCEKDTIAVAQIFLRLRREDLLIEEEIIHV; this is encoded by the coding sequence ATGATTGAAAAAATAAATCTCAACAACATCCTTTTCCTCGATATTGAAACCGTCCCCGATGCTGCGGATTATAATTCTTTGGATGACGAAATGAAAAACCTTTGGGAACAAAAAACATCATACCAAAGAAAAGAGGAGTTTTCGGGGGAAGAATTTTATGATCGAGCAGGAATTTGGGCTGAGTTTGGGAAAATTGTTTGTATTTCTGTGGGGTATTTTGTCATCAAAGGAGATGTCCGAAATTTCAGGGTTACTTCTTTCTTTGGCGAAGAGCCAAAAATCCTAAAAGATTTCAATAATTTGCTGAACAACCATTTCAATCAGCCGCAGCATCTTTTATGCGGGCATAACGCCAAGGAATTTGATATTCCGTTTCTGGCGCGCCGAATGATTATCAACCAAATTCCAATTCCCGATAAACTCAATTTATTTGGCAAAAAACCATGGGAAATTCCGCATCTTGATACTTTGGAATTGTGGAAGTTTGGCGATTACAAACATTTCACTTCATTGAAATTATTGTGTAAAGTTCTCGGTATCCCATCGCCAAAAGGCGATATTGATGGGAGTCAGGTAGGTCACGTTTTTTATGTAGAAAAAGACATTGACAGAATTGTAACGTATTGTGAAAAAGATACCATCGCTGTGGCACAAATTTTTCTCCGATTACGACGAGAAGATTTATTGATTGAGGAAGAAATAATTCATGTTTAA
- a CDS encoding outer membrane beta-barrel protein: protein MKKYSLLLFAFLLSAGMMAQDRGSVILNAYGSYVFSDKVDFDYGHIKVGDGFMYGAGFEFFPQKSSSIELKYLRFDTSMEANVFQYNSNKRVDGNGAFNFILIGGNHYFDTGNNAVPYLGGGLGMAITEGPNGGSDTNFAWELKGGVKIKTHSKVTVSLQASVISTWAAAGTDTYWGYYGPIAVQDYAVSYQFGLGTIIGFDLK, encoded by the coding sequence ATGAAAAAATACAGTTTATTACTTTTCGCTTTTTTATTGTCAGCTGGTATGATGGCTCAAGACAGAGGATCAGTTATACTTAATGCTTATGGAAGCTACGTGTTCTCAGACAAAGTGGACTTTGATTACGGACATATCAAAGTTGGTGATGGTTTTATGTATGGTGCAGGATTTGAATTTTTCCCTCAAAAGTCGTCATCTATAGAACTTAAATACTTACGATTTGACACATCAATGGAAGCTAACGTTTTTCAATACAACAGCAATAAAAGAGTAGACGGAAACGGTGCATTCAATTTTATTTTAATTGGAGGTAATCATTATTTTGATACTGGAAACAATGCAGTTCCTTATTTAGGAGGTGGGCTTGGTATGGCTATTACCGAAGGTCCTAATGGCGGAAGCGACACTAACTTTGCATGGGAACTTAAGGGAGGTGTTAAAATCAAAACACATTCCAAAGTTACTGTAAGCCTTCAGGCATCTGTCATATCCACTTGGGCCGCTGCCGGTACAGATACTTACTGGGGTTATTATGGTCCAATTGCCGTTCAGGATTATGCGGTTTCTTATCAATTTGGACTTGGAACCATTATTGGATTTGATTTAAAATAA
- a CDS encoding ferredoxin encodes MVIVTLQRDKCIGCNYCVEMAPVQFQMSKKDGKSVLIKSVNAKGFYTLKSPDHSITESCELAAKACPVKIISVKET; translated from the coding sequence ATGGTTATTGTAACACTCCAAAGGGACAAATGCATTGGGTGCAACTATTGCGTCGAAATGGCGCCCGTTCAATTTCAAATGTCAAAAAAAGACGGAAAATCGGTGTTGATTAAAAGCGTAAATGCCAAAGGTTTTTACACTTTGAAATCACCCGACCACAGCATAACCGAAAGTTGTGAATTGGCGGCTAAAGCCTGTCCGGTGAAAATTATTTCGGTGAAGGAAACGTAG
- a CDS encoding CoA transferase subunit B, which yields MLIKEDIAKRIAKEIKDRYFVNLGIGIPTLVANYIPKGINVEFQSENGVLGMGPFPFEGDEDADIINAGKQTITTLPGASFFDSTTSFGMIRGKHVDLTILGAMEVSEKGDIANWKIPGKMVKGMGGAMDLVASAENIIVAMMHVNKAGESKILKKCTLPLTGVSCVKKVVTELAVLEITPKGFKLLERAPGVTVEQIINSTEADLIIEGEIPEMIID from the coding sequence ATGCTAATAAAAGAAGATATCGCAAAACGAATTGCAAAAGAAATAAAAGACCGCTATTTTGTCAATTTAGGGATCGGAATTCCGACTTTGGTGGCCAACTATATTCCAAAAGGAATTAACGTCGAATTTCAAAGCGAAAACGGCGTACTCGGTATGGGACCATTCCCCTTTGAAGGTGACGAAGATGCCGATATCATCAACGCAGGAAAACAAACGATCACCACTTTGCCCGGTGCTTCTTTTTTTGACTCGACGACCAGCTTCGGAATGATTCGCGGAAAGCACGTCGATTTAACCATTCTCGGCGCTATGGAAGTTTCAGAAAAAGGTGATATCGCCAATTGGAAAATTCCAGGAAAAATGGTCAAAGGAATGGGTGGTGCGATGGATCTAGTAGCTTCTGCAGAGAACATTATAGTTGCCATGATGCACGTTAACAAAGCCGGAGAAAGTAAAATTCTAAAAAAATGCACGCTACCGCTAACCGGTGTAAGTTGTGTGAAAAAAGTAGTGACCGAACTAGCCGTTTTGGAAATCACTCCAAAAGGTTTTAAGCTACTAGAGCGTGCTCCCGGAGTTACTGTAGAACAAATCATAAACTCTACCGAGGCCGATTTAATCATTGAAGGTGAAATTCCAGAAATGATAATTGATTAA
- a CDS encoding FKBP-type peptidyl-prolyl cis-trans isomerase yields MKYTFLAILVTFFVSCTTKDTPEEEVTPIDYSAQNDKEIQTYIANNQLDAHKTSSGLYYVITEEGTGKQPTGTSNITVTYKAYFTNKTVFDQSADSGISFNLSQVIKGWNEGLQYFKEGGSGILLIPAHLGYGSFNYNGIPGGTVLVFDVKLISVNN; encoded by the coding sequence ATGAAATATACATTCTTAGCTATTCTCGTTACATTTTTTGTTTCCTGTACCACCAAAGATACTCCAGAGGAAGAAGTAACCCCAATTGATTATTCAGCTCAAAATGACAAAGAAATACAAACTTACATTGCCAATAATCAGTTAGATGCCCATAAAACAAGTTCAGGTTTGTATTATGTAATCACCGAAGAGGGAACGGGTAAACAACCAACAGGTACTTCGAATATTACAGTAACTTACAAAGCTTATTTTACAAACAAAACGGTTTTTGATCAAAGTGCTGATTCAGGTATTTCATTTAATTTAAGCCAAGTAATAAAAGGATGGAATGAAGGCCTTCAGTATTTTAAAGAGGGCGGAAGTGGTATTTTGTTAATACCGGCTCATTTGGGATATGGCAGTTTTAATTATAACGGAATTCCCGGAGGTACAGTCTTGGTTTTTGACGTAAAACTTATTTCGGTTAACAATTAA
- a CDS encoding PSP1 domain-containing protein: MACTSCSTSDGGAPKGCKNNGTCGTDSCNKLTVFDWLSNMSLPNGEAPFDCVEVRFKNGRKEFYRNSENLTLSMGDIVATVASPGHDIGIVTLTGELVKIQMKKKGVNSSSNEVPKIYRKATQKDIDIWTAARNREEPMKVRARELAIAQKLEMKISDIEFQGDGSKATFYYTANDRVDFRLLIKDFAKEFSTRVEMKQVGFRQEAARLGGIGSCGRELCCSTWLTDFRSVNTSAARYQQLSLNPQKLAGQCGKLKCCLNYELDTYMDALKDFPEFDTKLITEKGDAVCQKQDIFKGLMWFAYTNNFANWHVLKIDQVKEIVAENKLKNKVSSLEDYAVEVVAEPEQNFNNAMGQESLTRFDQPKRKKKPNKKAKPSAEKTIVPNNANKPAPAIQKNNPQGSNASTSVATKENSTKENPPKENPNGNNGNKNRKKNNRRKNNNNRPASAENNQEQPRKPIIIKKNENKE; this comes from the coding sequence ATGGCATGTACAAGTTGTTCAACTTCTGATGGTGGCGCACCTAAGGGTTGTAAAAATAATGGGACTTGCGGCACCGATAGCTGCAATAAATTAACGGTTTTTGATTGGCTTTCAAATATGAGTTTACCTAATGGCGAAGCTCCTTTTGACTGTGTCGAAGTTCGTTTCAAAAACGGTAGAAAAGAATTTTACCGCAATAGCGAAAATTTAACTTTGAGTATGGGTGATATAGTGGCAACTGTCGCTTCACCTGGACACGATATTGGAATTGTGACACTTACAGGAGAATTGGTAAAAATTCAAATGAAGAAAAAAGGAGTCAATTCTTCGAGTAATGAAGTTCCAAAAATCTATCGAAAAGCGACACAAAAAGACATCGATATTTGGACCGCAGCCCGAAATAGAGAAGAACCTATGAAGGTTCGTGCTCGCGAATTGGCGATTGCTCAAAAACTGGAAATGAAGATTTCGGATATCGAATTTCAAGGAGATGGTTCCAAAGCCACTTTTTATTACACGGCAAATGACAGAGTCGACTTTAGGCTTTTGATCAAAGATTTTGCCAAAGAATTCAGCACAAGAGTCGAGATGAAACAAGTAGGTTTTCGTCAAGAAGCCGCACGTTTGGGCGGAATCGGTTCTTGTGGAAGAGAATTGTGTTGTTCTACTTGGCTAACCGATTTTAGAAGCGTAAACACTTCGGCGGCACGTTACCAACAATTGTCTTTAAATCCTCAAAAATTGGCTGGCCAATGTGGTAAATTGAAATGCTGTCTGAATTACGAATTGGACACTTACATGGATGCCTTAAAAGATTTCCCTGAGTTTGACACCAAATTAATTACCGAAAAAGGAGATGCCGTTTGCCAAAAACAAGACATTTTTAAAGGATTAATGTGGTTTGCCTATACTAATAATTTTGCCAATTGGCACGTTCTTAAAATTGATCAGGTAAAGGAAATTGTTGCCGAAAATAAACTAAAAAACAAAGTTTCCTCACTGGAAGACTATGCTGTTGAAGTCGTTGCCGAACCGGAACAAAATTTCAATAACGCAATGGGACAAGAAAGCTTAACGCGTTTTGACCAACCAAAAAGAAAGAAAAAACCAAATAAAAAAGCTAAGCCTTCAGCCGAAAAAACCATTGTTCCAAACAATGCAAACAAACCGGCACCAGCTATCCAAAAAAACAATCCTCAAGGCAGTAATGCAAGCACAAGCGTTGCTACCAAAGAGAATTCGACTAAGGAAAATCCACCAAAGGAAAATCCGAATGGCAACAATGGCAACAAAAACCGTAAGAAAAACAATCGCAGAAAAAACAACAATAATCGTCCGGCTTCTGCCGAAAACAACCAAGAACAACCAAGAAAACCCATAATTATTAAAAAAAATGAGAATAAAGAATAG
- a CDS encoding gliding motility lipoprotein GldH has protein sequence MRIKNSLLLLLVAVLFFSCDKKRVFDEYKSVGSAWHKDSIVTFNLPVLDSTKRYDLFVNLRDNNNYKYNNIFLIVSLETPNGFTKVDTLEYQMAEHDGTLLGNGFTDIKESKLYYKENVRFRGKYKVHIKQAVRENGKVPGVNYLDGITEVGFRIEKKD, from the coding sequence ATGAGAATAAAGAATAGTCTTTTACTGCTTTTGGTGGCAGTGCTCTTTTTTTCATGTGATAAAAAAAGGGTTTTTGACGAATATAAATCTGTTGGAAGCGCTTGGCACAAAGACAGTATCGTTACTTTTAATTTGCCTGTTTTGGATTCTACAAAAAGATACGATTTGTTTGTAAATTTAAGAGACAACAACAATTACAAATACAACAATATCTTCCTGATTGTGTCGTTGGAAACTCCAAATGGTTTCACCAAAGTAGATACATTAGAATACCAAATGGCCGAACACGACGGAACATTATTGGGTAATGGCTTTACTGATATTAAGGAAAGTAAACTCTATTACAAAGAAAATGTGCGTTTTAGAGGAAAATACAAAGTTCATATCAAACAAGCAGTAAGAGAAAACGGAAAAGTACCGGGAGTTAACTATTTAGATGGAATTACCGAAGTTGGTTTTAGAATAGAAAAAAAAGATTAA
- a CDS encoding penicillin-binding protein 1A, giving the protein MAIKKSNNQTKGIEKDIKYYSRQFWKIFFYGLGGIALFFLFASWGLFGSMPSFEDLENPDSNLATEVISSDGVVLGKYFKQNRSALKYSDLPKNLVQALVATEDARFYEHSGIDGRGTLRAIFTLGTNGGASTLTQQLAKQLFHGEGSKFLPFRIVQKVKEWIIAIRLERQYTKNEIIAMYCNVYDFGNSAVGVSSAAQTYFSKTPKELTVDESALLVGMFKNSSLYNPLRNPDGVRNRRNVVLSQMEKANLITEDQKHQLQSLPITLHFKLESHREGTATYFREYLRDYMKKWVEENKKPDGSDYDIYKDGLKIYTTIDSRMQAYAEEAVAAHMANMQEEFFIQNKDNKNAPFVNISTAETQRIINQAMKSSQRWEEMKNQDKSDEEIIKSFNEKTKMTVFTWKGERDTIMTPLDSIRYYKHFLQAGVMSMEPQTGNIKVWVGGINYKYFQYDHVGQGARQVGSTFKPFVYATAIEQLNMSPCDSILDGPFMIRKGRHHVTEDWEPRNSDNKYRGMVTLKQALANSINTVSAKLIDKVGPEAVIELTHKLGVKSEIINQPSIALGAVEITVEDMVAAFSTFANQGVYTKPQFLTKIENKSGEVIYEPIPESHDVLNKDIAFAVIKLLEGVTETGSGARLRTQNGGNGDKRWTGYPYMFKNPIAGKTGTSQNQSDGWFMGMVPNLVTGVWVGCEDRSAHFKSLTYGQGAAMALPIWGYFMNKCYGDPGLTISKEDFERPKNLSIKVDCYAPRAAVVKDSTATPEQDTEEFSL; this is encoded by the coding sequence ATGGCTATTAAAAAAAGTAACAATCAGACAAAAGGTATCGAAAAAGATATTAAATATTATTCCAGACAGTTTTGGAAAATTTTCTTTTATGGATTGGGCGGAATTGCTTTATTTTTCCTTTTTGCCTCATGGGGTTTATTCGGTTCCATGCCTTCGTTTGAAGATTTGGAAAATCCGGATTCCAATCTTGCCACCGAAGTCATCTCTTCAGACGGTGTTGTTCTCGGAAAATATTTTAAACAAAACCGTTCGGCTTTAAAATATTCTGATTTACCAAAAAATTTGGTTCAGGCACTTGTTGCCACCGAAGATGCCCGTTTTTACGAGCATTCAGGCATCGATGGCAGGGGAACTTTAAGAGCCATATTTACCCTAGGAACCAATGGTGGCGCCAGTACATTAACACAACAATTAGCCAAACAATTATTCCACGGAGAGGGGTCAAAATTTCTTCCTTTCAGAATTGTACAAAAAGTCAAAGAATGGATTATTGCCATTCGTTTGGAAAGACAATACACCAAAAACGAAATCATCGCCATGTACTGCAACGTATATGATTTTGGTAACTCAGCCGTTGGTGTTAGTTCTGCGGCTCAAACTTATTTTTCAAAAACTCCAAAAGAATTAACGGTAGACGAATCTGCACTTTTGGTAGGTATGTTTAAAAATTCCAGTTTATATAATCCACTGCGAAATCCTGATGGTGTAAGAAACAGACGAAATGTGGTGCTTTCGCAAATGGAAAAAGCAAACCTCATTACCGAAGACCAAAAACATCAATTGCAAAGTTTACCTATTACACTTCATTTTAAATTGGAAAGTCATAGAGAAGGAACCGCTACTTATTTTAGAGAATACCTTCGTGATTACATGAAGAAATGGGTAGAAGAAAACAAAAAACCGGATGGTTCCGACTACGATATTTACAAAGACGGACTTAAAATCTATACCACTATCGATTCCAGAATGCAGGCTTATGCCGAAGAAGCAGTTGCAGCCCACATGGCCAATATGCAGGAAGAGTTTTTTATTCAAAACAAAGACAACAAAAATGCTCCTTTCGTAAACATCTCCACGGCAGAAACCCAACGCATTATCAACCAAGCCATGAAATCTTCTCAAAGATGGGAGGAAATGAAGAATCAAGACAAAAGTGACGAGGAAATCATCAAATCTTTTAATGAAAAAACCAAAATGACGGTTTTCACATGGAAAGGCGAAAGAGACACCATCATGACGCCTTTGGATTCCATTCGTTATTACAAACACTTTTTGCAAGCCGGAGTAATGTCGATGGAACCACAAACGGGTAATATAAAAGTTTGGGTTGGAGGAATCAATTACAAATATTTCCAGTACGACCACGTAGGGCAAGGCGCAAGACAGGTAGGTTCTACCTTCAAACCTTTCGTGTATGCTACCGCGATAGAACAATTAAACATGTCGCCTTGCGACTCGATTCTCGATGGCCCTTTCATGATTCGTAAAGGTCGTCACCACGTAACCGAAGATTGGGAACCGAGGAACTCCGATAACAAATACCGCGGAATGGTAACCTTAAAACAGGCATTGGCAAATTCCATCAATACCGTATCGGCAAAATTGATTGACAAAGTAGGCCCCGAAGCCGTAATCGAACTCACTCATAAACTGGGCGTAAAATCCGAAATCATCAACCAGCCTTCCATCGCTTTGGGAGCTGTAGAAATTACGGTTGAAGATATGGTAGCTGCTTTCAGCACATTTGCCAACCAAGGAGTTTATACCAAACCACAATTTTTGACCAAAATCGAGAACAAAAGCGGGGAAGTTATCTACGAACCTATCCCCGAATCTCATGACGTTTTGAACAAAGACATCGCCTTTGCAGTAATTAAATTACTGGAAGGAGTAACCGAAACCGGTTCTGGAGCAAGATTGCGTACTCAAAACGGAGGAAACGGAGACAAACGTTGGACTGGATATCCCTATATGTTCAAAAATCCAATTGCCGGAAAAACAGGAACCTCACAAAATCAATCTGATGGTTGGTTCATGGGAATGGTACCAAACCTTGTAACAGGAGTTTGGGTAGGATGCGAAGACCGTTCGGCGCATTTCAAAAGCCTTACCTACGGACAAGGAGCCGCAATGGCCTTACCTATTTGGGGATATTTCATGAACAAATGCTATGGAGACCCTGGCCTTACGATATCCAAAGAAGATTTTGAAAGACCTAAAAATCTCTCCATCAAAGTAGATTGTTACGCACCAAGAGCAGCTGTAGTAAAAGACAGCACCGCAACGCCAGAACAAGACACCGAAGAGTTTTCACTATAA